One window of the Archangium primigenium genome contains the following:
- the yjjX gene encoding inosine/xanthosine triphosphatase translates to MSLLILVGSTNPAKTDAVKHVCEQAFPGCGVRGIDVPSGVRAQPIGEPETALGARNRARAALASDPEARMALGLEGGLSEAGELINCVVLVARDGRENVTWGVRFPLPPAIAARSLGGEELGTVMDEVSGLTGSKRKLGAVGILTQGLYTRAEMWKGPVACVLMPWLHPELYGVPAAPGDGSRTA, encoded by the coding sequence ATGTCCTTGCTCATCCTGGTCGGCTCGACCAACCCCGCCAAGACCGACGCCGTGAAGCACGTCTGTGAACAGGCCTTTCCGGGCTGCGGCGTGAGGGGCATCGACGTGCCCAGCGGCGTGCGGGCCCAGCCCATTGGAGAGCCGGAGACGGCCCTGGGGGCGCGCAACCGGGCCCGGGCGGCCCTGGCCTCGGACCCGGAGGCGCGCATGGCCCTGGGGCTCGAGGGGGGCCTGTCCGAGGCCGGCGAGCTCATCAACTGCGTCGTCCTGGTGGCCCGCGACGGCCGGGAGAACGTCACCTGGGGGGTGCGCTTCCCCCTGCCCCCGGCCATCGCCGCCCGCTCGCTGGGCGGCGAGGAGCTGGGCACGGTGATGGACGAGGTGTCCGGCCTCACCGGCAGCAAACGCAAGCTCGGCGCGGTGGGCATCCTCACCCAGGGGCTCTACACCCGCGCGGAGATGTGGAAGGGGCCCGTGGCCTGCGTCCTCATGCCCTGGCTCCACCCGGAGCTCTATGGCGTGCCCGCGGCGCCCGGAGACGGCTCCCGGACGGCGTGA
- the pcnB gene encoding polynucleotide adenylyltransferase PcnB encodes MTRDFTETPPAGEPTPEPAPDNAREADAFESESMDPLEVLPVPELEEAILHPIPAYVAPPPEDTVPDTDFLPEPEMSPESAEIDPDKLDPDALKVIHRLHSHGHQVYLVGGCVRDLLLGRTPKDFDIATSAHPGEVRAIFRNCRLIGRRFRLAHIYFKGGKIIEVSTFRANPTELEANAPDTGEEEGGEGEEQNPDLLITHDNVFGTAEQDARRRDFTINGLFYDVSEGRVIDYVRGRRDLDERYIRTIGDPEVRMREDPVRILRAVRFASKLGLDIESRTYAAMEGAVEDLTRCAPARLLEETFRLIRGGVAAPSLRLLAALDALKILLSPVAAHFREHGRRGERTFYAYAEALDRRVASGETLDDAILLAALLVPIAQAAPVVESLDPAGRPSVAQAIEDLLAEFVQTARLPRRIAERCRLLLIAQRTLSGERRRKTGAFRRHPLFADALTVFEISVEATGRHRDALEAWKRGDVPPQRAGGESPAAAEPDAPRKRRRRRRRGGSSRTKPGSSEGTAAAPAGEASSSLEDTSDDGDDESDADEPDESPEGMSEAGSDGHEG; translated from the coding sequence ATGACGCGAGACTTCACAGAGACACCGCCCGCCGGTGAACCGACGCCCGAGCCTGCGCCCGACAACGCGCGCGAGGCCGATGCCTTCGAGTCCGAGTCCATGGACCCGCTCGAGGTGCTGCCGGTTCCCGAGCTCGAGGAAGCCATTTTGCACCCCATCCCCGCCTACGTGGCGCCGCCGCCGGAGGACACCGTCCCGGACACGGACTTCCTGCCGGAGCCCGAGATGTCGCCGGAGTCCGCGGAGATCGACCCCGACAAGCTCGATCCCGACGCCCTCAAGGTCATCCACCGTCTGCACTCCCACGGCCACCAGGTCTACCTGGTGGGCGGGTGCGTGCGGGACCTGCTGCTGGGCCGCACGCCCAAGGACTTCGATATCGCCACCAGCGCCCACCCGGGCGAGGTGCGCGCCATCTTCCGCAACTGCCGGCTCATCGGCCGGCGCTTCCGGCTCGCCCACATCTACTTCAAGGGTGGGAAGATCATCGAGGTCTCCACCTTCCGCGCCAACCCCACCGAGCTGGAGGCGAACGCGCCCGACACGGGTGAGGAGGAGGGCGGCGAGGGGGAGGAGCAGAACCCGGATCTGCTCATCACCCACGACAACGTCTTCGGCACCGCCGAGCAGGACGCGCGCCGCCGCGACTTCACCATCAACGGCCTCTTCTACGACGTGAGCGAAGGCCGGGTGATCGACTACGTGCGGGGTCGGCGCGACCTGGACGAGCGCTACATCCGCACCATCGGCGACCCCGAGGTCCGCATGCGCGAGGATCCGGTGCGCATCCTGCGCGCCGTGCGCTTCGCCTCCAAGCTGGGCCTGGACATCGAGTCGCGCACCTACGCCGCCATGGAAGGCGCCGTGGAGGATCTCACGCGCTGCGCCCCCGCGCGCCTGCTCGAGGAGACCTTCCGCCTCATCCGGGGCGGGGTGGCCGCGCCCAGCCTCCGGCTGCTCGCCGCGCTGGACGCGCTGAAGATCCTCCTGTCCCCCGTGGCCGCCCACTTCCGCGAGCATGGCCGCCGCGGCGAGCGCACCTTCTACGCCTACGCCGAGGCGCTCGACCGGCGCGTGGCCTCCGGCGAGACGCTGGATGACGCCATCCTGCTCGCCGCGCTGCTGGTGCCCATCGCCCAGGCGGCGCCCGTGGTGGAGAGCCTGGATCCCGCGGGTCGGCCCTCGGTGGCCCAGGCCATCGAGGATCTGCTCGCCGAGTTCGTCCAGACGGCGCGCCTGCCCCGCCGGATCGCCGAGCGCTGCCGGCTGCTGCTCATTGCCCAGCGCACGCTCTCGGGCGAGCGCCGCCGCAAGACGGGCGCCTTCCGCCGTCACCCGCTCTTCGCCGACGCGCTCACCGTCTTCGAGATCTCCGTGGAGGCCACCGGCCGCCACCGCGATGCGCTCGAGGCCTGGAAGCGCGGCGACGTGCCGCCCCAGCGCGCCGGGGGCGAGAGCCCGGCCGCCGCCGAGCCCGACGCGCCGCGCAAGCGCCGCCGTCGTCGCCGCCGGGGAGGCAGCAGCCGCACCAAGCCCGGAAGCTCCGAGGGCACGGCCGCGGCCCCGGCGGGAGAGGCCTCGTCCTCCCTGGAGGACACGTCCGACGACGGGGACGACGAGTCCGACGCCGACGAGCCGGACGAGTCGCCCGAGGGCATGTCCGAGGCGGGCTCGGACGGACACGAGGGCTAG
- a CDS encoding DNA polymerase IV — MRAIIHVDMDAFYASVEQRDRPELRGKPVIVGGDARRGIVVAASYEVRKYGVRSALPMARAMKMAPQAIVVKPRFGAYSEASEQVFSIFERYTPLVEPLSLDEAFLDVTASVGLFGSPADMARRIRKEIAAETGLPSSAGIASVKFVAKIASDLAKPNGQREVRADETVAFLAGLPVGRLWGVGPKTEESLKRAGLETIGDIARQDVAWLEAKWGSGGRHLWELAQGIDLRDVVPDREAKSVGAEDTFDEDVTGPEALSPYVHAQALRVGRRMRRAGVKGRVVQLKVKFSDFTVITRRTTLPAPSDDGQLFYRVARELLEKAHDDRPIRLTGVSLQDLGDEEAPRQLGLFSEPEPPPRSDKLNAALDKIAERFGAKAVTTADVAGSGRGDPSRPRGPKRSS; from the coding sequence ATGCGAGCCATCATCCACGTGGACATGGACGCCTTCTACGCGTCCGTGGAGCAGCGCGACCGGCCGGAGCTGCGTGGCAAGCCCGTCATCGTCGGCGGGGACGCGCGGCGGGGCATCGTGGTGGCGGCCTCGTACGAGGTGCGCAAGTACGGGGTGCGCAGTGCCCTGCCCATGGCGCGCGCGATGAAGATGGCGCCCCAGGCCATCGTGGTGAAGCCCCGCTTCGGCGCCTACAGCGAGGCGAGCGAGCAGGTCTTCTCCATCTTCGAGCGCTACACGCCCCTCGTGGAGCCGCTGTCCCTGGACGAGGCCTTCCTCGACGTGACGGCGTCGGTGGGGCTGTTCGGCTCGCCGGCGGACATGGCGCGGCGCATCCGCAAGGAGATCGCCGCGGAGACGGGCCTGCCCTCCTCCGCGGGCATCGCCTCGGTGAAGTTCGTGGCGAAGATCGCCTCGGATCTGGCCAAGCCCAACGGCCAGCGCGAGGTGCGCGCGGACGAGACGGTGGCGTTCCTCGCGGGCCTGCCCGTGGGCCGGCTCTGGGGCGTGGGGCCCAAGACGGAGGAGTCCCTCAAGCGCGCGGGCCTGGAGACGATCGGCGACATCGCGCGCCAGGACGTGGCGTGGCTGGAAGCCAAATGGGGCTCGGGCGGCCGGCACCTCTGGGAGCTCGCGCAGGGCATCGACCTCCGGGACGTGGTGCCGGACCGGGAGGCCAAGAGCGTGGGCGCCGAGGACACCTTCGACGAGGACGTCACGGGCCCGGAGGCGCTGAGCCCCTACGTGCACGCCCAGGCCCTGCGGGTGGGCCGGCGCATGCGGCGCGCGGGCGTGAAGGGCCGCGTGGTGCAGCTCAAGGTGAAGTTCTCGGACTTCACCGTCATCACCCGGCGCACCACCCTGCCCGCCCCGTCCGATGACGGCCAGCTGTTCTACCGGGTGGCGCGGGAACTCCTGGAGAAGGCCCATGACGACCGCCCCATCCGGCTCACGGGCGTGTCCCTGCAGGACCTGGGGGACGAGGAGGCGCCGCGACAGCTCGGCCTGTTCTCCGAGCCGGAGCCACCCCCGCGCAGCGACAAGCTGAACGCCGCGCTGGACAAGATCGCCGAGCGTTTTGGCGCCAAGGCGGTGACGACCGCCGACGTGGCGGGCAGCGGACGGGGAGACCCCTCGCGGCCACGCGGGCCCAAGCGCTCGTCTTGA
- a CDS encoding RluA family pseudouridine synthase, producing the protein MNASATTHTLVVEAGKAGQRVDLFIGEALGLSRARLKKLFDTGAVKVDGRAAKKGVQVAVGQRVSVVVPEERREVVPEPDAPLAVLREDDTLVFLDKPAGTPSHPLQPGETGTLANALVARHPECAEASEDEREVGLCHRLDIETSGVIVAARTREAWTAVREAFGGRAVDKHYWALVTGPLADEGEIELPLRHHPRHPDRVEPAVEGGEGAREAHSEFRVLAREGEYSLVEVRISTGVLHQVRAHLAAVGAPIVGDALYEGREEPGLGRFFLHARALGLTHPVTHERVRVESPLPPELRAVLERHALQAPA; encoded by the coding sequence GTGAACGCGAGCGCGACGACGCACACGCTGGTGGTGGAAGCGGGCAAGGCGGGGCAGCGGGTGGACCTCTTCATCGGAGAGGCCCTGGGGCTGTCGCGCGCACGGCTCAAGAAGCTCTTCGACACGGGCGCGGTGAAGGTGGATGGCCGGGCGGCCAAGAAGGGCGTGCAGGTGGCCGTGGGCCAGCGCGTGTCCGTGGTGGTGCCCGAGGAGCGGCGCGAGGTGGTGCCCGAGCCCGACGCGCCCCTGGCCGTGCTGCGCGAGGACGACACGCTCGTGTTCCTGGACAAGCCCGCGGGCACGCCCTCGCACCCGCTGCAGCCGGGGGAGACGGGCACCCTGGCCAACGCCCTGGTGGCGCGCCACCCCGAGTGCGCCGAGGCCTCGGAGGACGAGCGCGAGGTCGGCTTGTGTCACCGGCTGGACATCGAGACGTCCGGGGTGATCGTGGCCGCGCGCACGCGCGAGGCGTGGACGGCGGTGCGCGAGGCCTTCGGAGGCCGCGCGGTGGACAAGCACTACTGGGCCCTGGTGACGGGGCCGCTCGCGGACGAGGGAGAGATCGAGCTGCCCCTGCGCCACCACCCCCGGCACCCGGATCGGGTGGAGCCCGCGGTGGAGGGCGGCGAGGGCGCCCGGGAAGCGCACTCGGAGTTCCGCGTGCTGGCGCGCGAGGGCGAGTACAGCCTGGTGGAGGTGCGCATCTCCACGGGCGTGCTGCACCAGGTGCGCGCGCACCTGGCGGCGGTGGGCGCCCCCATCGTGGGGGACGCGCTGTACGAGGGCCGCGAGGAGCCGGGCCTGGGCCGCTTCTTCCTGCATGCCCGCGCCCTGGGGCTCACCCACCCGGTGACGCACGAGCGGGTGCGTGTGGAGAGCCCCCTGCCCCCGGAATTGCGCGCCGTGCTGGAGCGGCACGCCCTCCAGGCGCCGGCCTAG
- a CDS encoding serine/threonine-protein kinase produces MLPLVIGPYRVLETLGSGGIGTVYRALDGRSNDLVALKLLSGGPALDSRAARRLVREFETLEDLSHPNVVKVYDTGVFKNSPYLVMELIEGLTLRDYLNLRGEDLASPSTWPSTGSWELSASGDEDGAGPEDGEDPEELPFNLSAFAEEAPSEELSAPRRGPSGAAARRGAVPQTAPEEPSLYSHDVDPLDFEPPDDSGDAGEAGDDVGQHERAQRLEALNRPERVGRLKDSLLQVCEALAYIHAHGLVHRDLKPSNIMVDEDRQVRLMDFGLAKFLADDAGMTLDGRMVGTFRYMSPEQILGEPLDGRADLYSLGVVLYELLTGRAPFDAKTPGNLWHKVLETEPLPLLALNQRGDPQLARVAHRLLRKEPDDRFQTAEEVYEALSE; encoded by the coding sequence ATGCTCCCCCTGGTCATCGGCCCCTATCGTGTCCTGGAGACGCTCGGCAGCGGCGGGATTGGGACCGTCTACCGGGCCCTGGACGGGCGCAGCAACGATCTGGTCGCCCTCAAGCTCCTGTCGGGCGGACCCGCCCTGGATTCCCGGGCGGCGCGGCGGCTCGTGCGCGAGTTCGAGACCCTGGAGGACCTGTCCCACCCCAACGTGGTGAAGGTCTACGACACGGGCGTCTTCAAGAACTCCCCCTACCTCGTCATGGAGCTCATCGAGGGGCTCACCCTGCGCGACTACCTCAACCTCCGGGGCGAGGACCTGGCGTCCCCCTCCACCTGGCCCTCCACGGGCTCCTGGGAGCTGTCGGCGAGCGGGGACGAGGACGGGGCCGGGCCGGAGGACGGCGAGGACCCGGAGGAGCTGCCCTTCAACCTGTCGGCCTTCGCCGAGGAGGCCCCCAGCGAGGAGCTGTCCGCCCCCCGCCGTGGCCCGTCGGGCGCCGCGGCCCGGCGCGGCGCCGTGCCCCAGACCGCCCCCGAGGAGCCGAGCCTCTACTCGCACGACGTGGACCCCCTGGACTTCGAGCCCCCGGACGACTCCGGGGACGCGGGGGAGGCCGGGGACGACGTGGGCCAGCACGAGCGCGCCCAGCGGCTCGAGGCGCTCAACCGCCCCGAGCGCGTGGGCCGGCTCAAGGACTCCCTGCTCCAGGTGTGCGAGGCGCTCGCCTACATCCACGCCCATGGGCTGGTGCACCGCGACCTCAAGCCCTCCAACATCATGGTGGACGAGGACCGGCAGGTGCGGCTGATGGACTTCGGCCTGGCCAAGTTCCTCGCGGACGACGCGGGCATGACGCTGGATGGCCGCATGGTGGGCACCTTCCGCTACATGTCGCCGGAGCAGATCCTCGGCGAGCCCCTGGATGGGCGGGCGGACCTCTACAGCCTGGGCGTCGTGCTGTACGAGTTGTTGACGGGTCGGGCTCCTTTTGACGCCAAGACGCCGGGGAACTTGTGGCACAAGGTGCTCGAAACCGAGCCCCTGCCCCTGCTGGCCCTCAATCAGCGAGGGGATCCCCAGCTGGCGCGGGTGGCCCATCGACTCCTGCGCAAGGAACCCGACGACCGGTTCCAGACGGCGGAGGAAGTCTACGAGGCACTCTCCGAGTGA
- a CDS encoding isoprenyl transferase has protein sequence MDRLAAPPSLTALERLVRERPLPRHVGIIMDGNGRWAENRGLPRMEGHREGSTSVREVTRCARRLGLGALTLYAFSSQNWSRPAEEVAALMDLLREYLESEREEILQNNIRLNAIGEVDKLPRFVKEPLDRLRAETAHHTGMVLTLALSYGGREELLQAVRRVAEAATRGELEPTDLDAQGFESYLWTHDLPPVDLVVRTSGEQRMSNFLLWQMAYAELCFSDVLWPDFRTEAFLRCLAQYQQRERRFGLTSAQLKREDSQRAKA, from the coding sequence ATGGACCGCCTCGCCGCACCTCCTTCTCTGACCGCGCTTGAGCGCCTCGTACGCGAACGCCCGTTGCCGCGTCACGTGGGCATCATCATGGATGGCAACGGGAGGTGGGCGGAGAACCGGGGCCTGCCCCGGATGGAGGGCCACCGCGAGGGCTCCACCAGCGTGCGCGAGGTCACCCGCTGCGCGCGCCGGCTGGGCCTCGGGGCCCTCACGCTCTACGCCTTCTCCTCGCAGAACTGGTCGCGCCCCGCCGAGGAGGTGGCCGCGCTGATGGACCTCTTGCGCGAGTACCTGGAGAGCGAGCGCGAGGAGATCCTGCAGAACAACATCCGGCTCAACGCGATTGGCGAGGTGGACAAGCTGCCGCGCTTCGTCAAGGAGCCCCTGGACCGGCTGCGCGCGGAGACGGCGCACCACACGGGCATGGTGCTCACGCTGGCGCTGTCCTACGGCGGGCGCGAGGAACTGCTCCAGGCGGTGCGCCGGGTGGCCGAGGCCGCCACGCGGGGCGAACTGGAGCCCACGGACCTGGACGCCCAGGGGTTCGAGTCCTATCTCTGGACGCATGACCTGCCGCCGGTGGACCTCGTGGTGCGCACCAGCGGCGAGCAGCGCATGTCCAACTTCCTCCTCTGGCAGATGGCGTACGCGGAGCTGTGCTTCAGCGACGTGCTCTGGCCGGATTTCCGCACCGAGGCCTTCTTGCGCTGCCTGGCGCAGTACCAGCAACGGGAGCGTCGCTTCGGTCTCACCTCCGCGCAGCTCAAGCGGGAAGATTCCCAACGGGCCAAGGCGTGA
- a CDS encoding phosphatidate cytidylyltransferase encodes MNEKNKNLVIRIVSGLLLLPIVLFFLFKGGLYTAALLGLASAICASEYYLITQKTLSPAAWVGMGLAGLLPFMAVRAPERTGEGAFWVTAFFLLFAFTYHLIRGPLQDAPTRVAHLVLGFLYGSVGLTALCAVRLMPDGMAWVFAALVITWANDTAAYFAGRFLGRHKLYPAVSPNKTWEGFFGGLVGSVGGMFVSRLLFPVFTPMDCLFLGIFGGILGPIGDLCESMLKRAHGVKDSGRAIPGHGGVLDRIDALLFNAPLVFVYLNFIRGLLPS; translated from the coding sequence GTGAACGAGAAGAACAAGAACCTCGTCATCCGGATCGTATCGGGGCTGTTGCTGCTGCCGATCGTCCTCTTCTTCCTTTTCAAGGGCGGGCTGTACACCGCGGCGCTGCTGGGCCTGGCCTCGGCCATCTGCGCCAGTGAGTACTACCTCATCACCCAGAAGACGCTGTCGCCGGCGGCCTGGGTGGGCATGGGGCTCGCGGGGCTCCTGCCCTTCATGGCCGTGCGGGCGCCCGAGCGCACCGGGGAGGGCGCCTTCTGGGTCACCGCCTTCTTCCTGCTCTTCGCCTTCACCTACCACCTCATCCGGGGGCCCCTGCAGGACGCGCCCACGCGCGTGGCCCACCTGGTGCTGGGCTTCCTCTACGGCTCGGTGGGCCTCACCGCCCTGTGCGCCGTGCGCCTGATGCCCGACGGCATGGCCTGGGTCTTCGCCGCGCTCGTCATCACCTGGGCCAACGACACCGCCGCCTACTTCGCCGGGCGCTTTCTCGGCCGGCACAAGCTCTACCCGGCCGTCAGCCCCAACAAGACGTGGGAGGGCTTCTTCGGTGGGCTCGTGGGCTCGGTGGGCGGCATGTTCGTCTCCCGGCTGCTCTTTCCCGTCTTCACCCCCATGGACTGTCTCTTCCTGGGCATTTTCGGCGGCATCCTCGGGCCCATCGGGGACCTGTGCGAGTCGATGCTCAAGCGTGCACATGGGGTGAAGGATTCCGGTCGGGCCATCCCGGGCCACGGCGGCGTGCTGGACCGCATCGACGCGCTGCTCTTCAACGCGCCCCTGGTCTTCGTCTACCTGAACTTCATCCGGGGCCTGCTGCCGTCGTGA
- the rseP gene encoding RIP metalloprotease RseP, with product MFQGFGLFIILLGVLVTVHELGHFLVAKACGVKVLRFSVGFGPKLLGFTKGETEYQLALLPLGGYVKMAGDAPHEELEPGEAERGFLNAPPWKRALIVAAGPGASLLFPVLIYFFVFVGAREAVSTKVGFVDPAMPAAAAGIRAGDRITAVDGAPVRTFEDMRKAFIGRFDRPVAITLDRAGQSQTVQVTPRKMVESTPMDSVERGLIGVQPIRRPAVVGVPPGSAAAAAGLRSFDRVLAVNGVSIQDEAALHAEVARQEGPLKLTVQRAQPLEVGAVTGHAPAVVEVTVPKQPGADGFAALGAETSDMYVAAVYPDSAAQKAGIKAGDRLVAFNGEPLRSFNVLAGELSTLQEQPFELTWRSLEDGQEHTQKVAQSVHTSKDEMGTELSRLELGLRPWVPSGAELSPEDTVTVHVGVGEAMREAVIVVPRIVGQMVKVIGGLVTGNVSPKTLGGPVMMYQLASKSAEQGRDSFLHLMAIISINLGVMNLLPIPILDGFQLLSAFWEGIRRRPIPVRVRELANVVGIILLMALMGMAFFNDITR from the coding sequence ATGTTTCAAGGTTTTGGCCTCTTCATCATCCTGCTTGGCGTGCTGGTCACGGTCCACGAACTGGGCCACTTCCTCGTGGCCAAGGCCTGCGGGGTGAAGGTGTTGCGGTTCTCCGTGGGGTTCGGCCCCAAGCTCCTGGGCTTCACCAAGGGCGAGACGGAGTACCAGCTGGCGCTGCTCCCCCTGGGCGGCTACGTGAAGATGGCGGGGGACGCCCCGCATGAGGAGCTGGAGCCCGGCGAGGCCGAGCGCGGCTTCCTCAACGCGCCCCCGTGGAAGCGCGCCCTCATCGTGGCGGCGGGCCCGGGCGCGAGCCTGCTCTTCCCCGTGCTCATCTACTTCTTCGTCTTCGTGGGCGCGCGCGAGGCGGTGTCCACCAAGGTGGGCTTCGTGGATCCCGCCATGCCGGCGGCCGCCGCGGGCATCCGCGCGGGAGACCGCATCACCGCCGTGGACGGCGCGCCGGTGCGCACCTTCGAGGACATGCGCAAGGCCTTCATCGGCCGCTTCGACCGGCCCGTGGCCATCACCCTGGACCGCGCGGGCCAGTCGCAGACGGTGCAGGTGACGCCGCGCAAGATGGTCGAGTCCACGCCCATGGATTCGGTGGAGCGCGGCCTCATCGGCGTGCAGCCCATCCGTCGGCCGGCGGTGGTGGGTGTGCCCCCGGGCTCGGCGGCGGCGGCGGCGGGCCTGCGCAGCTTCGACCGGGTGCTGGCCGTCAACGGCGTGAGCATCCAGGACGAGGCGGCGCTGCACGCCGAGGTGGCCCGGCAGGAGGGCCCCCTCAAGCTCACCGTGCAGCGCGCGCAGCCGCTGGAGGTGGGCGCGGTGACGGGCCATGCGCCCGCCGTCGTCGAGGTGACCGTGCCCAAGCAGCCCGGCGCGGATGGCTTCGCGGCCCTGGGCGCGGAGACGTCGGACATGTACGTGGCGGCCGTCTACCCGGACAGCGCCGCGCAGAAGGCGGGCATCAAGGCCGGGGACAGGCTGGTGGCCTTCAACGGCGAGCCCCTGCGCTCCTTCAACGTCCTGGCCGGGGAGTTGAGCACCCTCCAGGAGCAGCCCTTCGAGCTGACCTGGCGCTCGCTCGAGGACGGCCAGGAGCACACCCAGAAGGTCGCCCAGTCGGTGCACACGAGCAAGGACGAGATGGGCACGGAGCTGTCGCGGCTGGAGCTGGGCCTGCGGCCGTGGGTGCCGTCCGGCGCGGAGCTGTCGCCCGAGGACACGGTGACGGTGCACGTGGGCGTGGGCGAGGCGATGCGCGAGGCCGTCATCGTGGTGCCCCGCATCGTCGGGCAGATGGTGAAGGTCATCGGCGGCCTGGTCACCGGCAACGTGTCGCCCAAGACGCTCGGCGGCCCGGTGATGATGTACCAGCTCGCCTCCAAGAGCGCCGAGCAGGGCCGCGACAGCTTCCTGCACCTCATGGCCATCATCTCCATCAATCTGGGGGTGATGAACCTCCTGCCCATCCCCATCCTGGATGGCTTCCAGCTCCTGTCGGCCTTCTGGGAGGGCATCCGCCGTCGCCCCATCCCGGTGCGCGTGCGGGAGCTGGCCAACGTGGTGGGCATCATCCTGCTGATGGCGCTCATGGGCATGGCGTTCTTCAACGACATCACTCGCTAG
- a CDS encoding septal ring lytic transglycosylase RlpA family protein, producing MRRGLVWGTVVGLALGAGTGCSRGTRPSDTHLTAGGKGYLEEGLASYYNAKYNGRATASGEKLDPRKLTAAHRTLPFGTCLRVVNMENGRSVEVRVNDRGPFKEGRVVDVSQAGAERLELLQKGLARVRLYRCETRTSSLQEPFSEVPFESRAG from the coding sequence ATGCGTCGGGGGCTCGTGTGGGGGACGGTGGTGGGGCTGGCGCTGGGGGCGGGGACGGGGTGCTCGCGCGGGACGCGCCCGTCGGACACGCACCTCACCGCCGGGGGCAAGGGCTACCTCGAGGAGGGCCTCGCCTCGTACTACAACGCCAAGTACAACGGCCGGGCCACCGCCAGCGGCGAGAAGCTCGATCCGAGGAAGCTCACCGCCGCGCACCGCACGCTGCCCTTCGGCACCTGCCTGCGCGTGGTGAACATGGAGAACGGCCGCTCAGTGGAGGTGCGCGTCAATGACCGCGGACCCTTCAAGGAGGGGCGCGTGGTGGACGTGTCCCAGGCGGGCGCCGAGCGGTTGGAGCTCCTCCAGAAGGGGCTCGCGCGGGTGCGCCTGTACCGCTGCGAGACGCGCACCTCTTCCCTCCAGGAACCGTTCTCCGAGGTCCCCTTCGAGTCGCGGGCGGGGTAG
- the tsaB gene encoding tRNA (adenosine(37)-N6)-threonylcarbamoyltransferase complex dimerization subunit type 1 TsaB has translation MFLTLDTSTLTLSLALVERQGEALRVLEHVVVSPPRKQSEALPGVVGELLARHGVVLASLEGLGIGLGPGSFTGLRIGLSCVKGLAYAAGLKVAGASSLAAVALEGPEGPPLYTLAVARKDDLYLGPYRRVGTRVEALGPEEAMSPEAVAERLAAVPEALVLGPALPEYRAALERLGVAPARLLDAPAFPSAVALAQLIQWPEAQSLEQLFALEPHYVRASEPERNPKFPPLPGPAPTARLKED, from the coding sequence ATGTTCCTCACGCTCGACACCTCCACCCTGACCCTGTCCCTGGCCCTGGTGGAGCGCCAGGGCGAGGCGCTGCGCGTGCTCGAGCACGTCGTCGTCTCCCCGCCCCGCAAGCAGAGCGAGGCCCTGCCCGGCGTGGTGGGGGAGCTGCTCGCGCGGCATGGGGTGGTGCTCGCGTCCCTGGAGGGGCTGGGCATCGGCCTGGGTCCGGGCTCCTTCACCGGCCTGCGCATCGGCCTGTCGTGCGTGAAGGGGCTCGCGTACGCCGCGGGCCTCAAGGTCGCCGGGGCCTCGTCGCTCGCGGCCGTGGCCCTGGAGGGCCCCGAGGGGCCGCCGCTCTACACCCTCGCCGTGGCGCGCAAGGACGACCTCTACCTGGGCCCCTACCGGCGCGTGGGCACGCGCGTGGAGGCCCTGGGCCCCGAGGAGGCCATGAGCCCGGAGGCCGTGGCCGAGCGGCTCGCCGCCGTGCCCGAGGCGCTCGTGCTGGGCCCCGCGCTGCCCGAGTACCGCGCCGCCCTGGAGCGCCTGGGCGTGGCCCCCGCGCGCCTGCTGGACGCGCCCGCCTTCCCGTCGGCGGTGGCGCTCGCCCAGCTCATCCAGTGGCCCGAGGCGCAGTCGCTCGAGCAGCTCTTCGCCCTGGAGCCCCACTACGTCCGGGCCTCGGAGCCCGAGCGCAACCCCAAGTTCCCGCCGCTGCCCGGGCCCGCGCCCACCGCGCGCCTCAAGGAGGACTGA